TAAAGGGGATGAGCCGAGAGGAAGAATCTTGAAGAGGCAATCTTAATAAAAATTTCTACTAGTACATAAATCTATTTCGATTTGTACTTCTTCTCTTTTACCAATTTAAAATTAGTTAATCATATTATTGAATAAACTCACCTCTTGGTTGATGTAAATTTTGTTAATAAAAAAACGGGAAATTAATCTACCATCGCTTCACCATCTTTACGGTAAATATAATTGCCATAAATATGACGTCTTGCAAAACGGCTCGGCGAATCTGAATTCACCATTTTAATATAAGTGTTTCTTGGAACACCAATATATTCAAATATTTTTCCGTTCAAATGCTGGATTTTTAGAATTGATTTCTCTAAATAAAAATCCTGAATATTGGATTTTGTAATCGTTTCTGTATATTCTTCCTTATATTTTTCCTGCGTCTCCGGGTTGATGCTCACCAAAAAGTGGTAGGCTTCAATAACGGACTTGCTTTTTTCTTCTGCTTCCAGTTTCCCTTCTTCATCATTTACAAATTTATCCGGATGCGCATCCTTCATCGTATTTCTGTAAATCGTTTTTAAATCTTTTAATGTCGCGGTTTTATCAACCCCAAGAAGCTTTCTGTGCTCACCTACTCTTTTCATATGCAAATATTTTCTGATTTTCAAAGGTTTCATGTAATAACGACCATCATCCGTATTTGATAATAATCAGTCTACTACTTGCCCTTTTTTTGCGGGTGCAAAATTAGTGAATTAAAATTTAATCACACTATTAAAACACGCTGATTTCGAGCAAATTAATGATGAAACTTTGAGTGTTTATAAATTAATTTTTGAATTGGAAGGAATGAATCTGTCGCAAGGAGGAAGGGATTTTCTGCTAAAAGGCTTTAAGAAACCACGGTTTTAAACTGAAAAAACTCGTATCAATTTTCTTCTTTACATTAAATGAAAAAGATTCTTCACTTTTTAGCAGCACAATTATTACACATCCATTTTTCGGCTTTCTGTTCCCATCAGTTTGTCCCAAAACGTAAAGTACAAACCATAATTGGTATTGAATTCTTTGTGATGATAATGATGATGAGTTGCATCAATCCAAAGTTTTCCGAACGCACTTTTTCGAAATGATTCCGGATATACTTCAATATCCAAATGATTGATCATGCTGCTGAAAGTCATTAAAATCAGATAAAAAAGCAACACATAAATATTAACAGGAACTACGATTAAAATGAGTGGTACAATTAAAGCCTCAATTATACTTTCCCATGGGTGAAAGGAAAACGCAGTCCAGGGCGTGGTACTTAAACTTTGATGATGAACTTTGTGAACGACTTTATAAATTTTCGGAAAATGCATCGCGCGATGAACCCAGTAATAATAAGTTTCATGCAGTAGCAAAACAATCAACAGACTCAACGGTAAATACCAGTATCCATAAGTAGCAGGATCCAGATAAATGGAGGTGAATTGATTCAAATAAAGCCAATACGTCACTGCTCCAAAAAAGGCAAAAATCGCGGAGGAAATGACGCTCCAGTAAATCTCTTTTTTGACCTGTTCCTTTTTTAAGGGTCTTTGACTTAATATTTTTTTGTCGGTATTACTTTTCTTCACCTTTAAATAAAAGGCATAGAAAAATCCTGCGGTCACAAAATAACGAATGAGCAGAATTATAAAAAAAATCAAAACATACGCAAGAAAACCTCCCATTTTTAAATATTAATCAACTTTTTATTAAATTAAAAATCAAAGTTATGAAAACCCACGTCATCTGCATTTCATTTTCTTTTTAAATGCAAGACATTTCTTATAAAAATCAAATGAAATTTCTCCTGCCTCTTTGTGATTTCAGGTAAGTACGATAATCCTAAGAAAAGAGATTATTTTAAAGGAATTTTTTATGATTATTTCGCCTGGCTTTTAAAACTTCGCTCGCACCAGCACGCCTCTTCCCAACAAAATCGTTACCTTTGCTTCTTAAAATTTTGCAAGAAAATGAACTCTTTTATTGAAGAACTGAAATGGCGCGGCCTTTTTGCCGACATGATGCCGGGAACTGAAGAACAACTGAATAAGGAGATGACGACTGCTTATATTGGGTTCGATCCTACTGCGGACTCACTGCATATCGGAAGTTTAATTCCCATTAAAGTGTTGGCGCATTTCCAGCAGCATGGCCACAAACCTATCGCTTTGGTCGGCGGTGCTACAGGAATGATCGGGGATCCTTCCGGAAAGTCTAATGAGCGCAATGCTTTAGATGAAGATACCCTGAATTATTACGTAGATTGTTTGAAAGGTCAACTTTCTAAATTTCTAAAATTCGACGGTAGCGAAACTAATAATGCAGAATTGGTGAATAATTATGACTGGATGAAAGAAATTTCGTTTCTGGATTTCATTCGTGATACGGGAAAAAATATCACCGTGAATTATATGATGGCCAAAGAATCCGTGAAGAAAAGAATCACCGGTGAAGGTGGCGCGGAAGGGATGAGTTTTACAGAATTTTCTTATCAGCTCTTACAGGGTTATGATTTCCTGCATCTGTATAAGGAGAAAAATGTGAGACTACAAATGGGAGGTTCTGACCAGTGGGGAAATATTACAACAGGAACAGAATTAATCCGCCGCAAAGTTCAGGGTGAAGCATTTGCTTTAACGGTTCCGTTAATTACAAAAGCCGACGGTTCTAAGTTCGGAAAATCTGAAGCTGGGGAAAATTACTGGCTCGATCCGAAAAGAACGTCGCCGTACAAATTCTATCAGTTTTGGGTCAATGCAACCGATGCTGATGCAGAACGCTTTATAAAATTCTATACGTTTTTAAGCAAAGAAGAGATTGAGGCTTTAATTGAAGATCATAAAACAGCACCGCACGAAAGAAAGCTTCAGAAAAAATTAGCTGAAGAAGTAACAGTTTGGGTTCACAGCCGCGAAGAATTCGAGAAAGCAGCGAAAGCATCTGAAATATTATTCGGACGATCAACCGCAGAAGATCTAGTAAAATTGGAGGAAGCGACTTTCTTAGAAATTTTCGAAGGTGTTCCTCAAAAAGAGATCGCTAAAAACGAAGTGCTTAGCTGTAATGTTGTTGATCTTATATCTGAAAAATCAGGTTTTCTTAAATCAAAAGGAGAAGCCAGAAGAGAATTAACGGGTAACAGCATTTCTATTAATAAAGAGAAAGTTACCGAGACTTTCGAAGTTTCAGAAAAAGATTTAATTGATGGAAAATTCCTGTTATTACAAAAAGGAAAGAAAAATTACTTCATCGTGAAAGCGATTTAAATATTATTTAGATAACATTTAACATATTATTGTGAAAGCAGGATGATTTCCGGCTTTTATTTTTGCTAAAAGCATTGTACCTTTGTTAATTAAATTTATTACATGGTTATTATCATCTTTATTGTAGTCCTTTGGTATTCCGGACTTTTTTTTCAGACCTTTTTTCTGCACCGATACGCAGCTCATCAATCCTTTAAAATGTCAAAATTTGGCGAGAAATTGTGTTACGTCTTAACTTGGGTTACGCAGGGATCCAACTATCTTTCCGCTTACGGTTACGGCGTTATGCACAGAATGCACCACGCTTATGCCGATACTGAAAAAGATCCGCATTCACCAAAATACGATGATAATTTATTTACCATGATGTGGCGGACAAAGAAAATCTATGCGGACATCAACAGTCAGAAAGCAATCATCGAAGAAAAATTCACGAAAAATGTTCCACAATGGGCGAGTTTCGATAAGTTCGCAAGTTCTTGGGGCTCCAGATTGGCTTGGGGAATCGCATATACTGTATTTTTCTATTTCTTTGCAACAGCTTGGTGGCAGTGGCTTTTATTACCCGTCGCTTATACGATGGCGCCGATTCATGGCGTAATTATCAACTGGTTTGCACATATTTATGGCTATACGAACTTCAAAGTTTCTGATACCTCTAAAAATCTTTTACGTTTTGATTGGTTAATGATGGGGGAAGCCTATCATAACAATCACCACAAACATGGAGGCCGAGCCAACTTCGGTGGGGTAAGATGGCATGAAATGGATGTCACTTATCAAATTATGATTTTACTTGACAAAATGAAACTGATTAAATTAAATCCGGTTGCCGTTGTTAATAGAGAACATTAAATACATAAAACGTCTCATCATTATTTGATGAGACGTTTTTCTTTTACGTTGTCTTAAAATCTGAATGAAATGTGTAACACATTTTTAAGTTTACAACGGGAAATAAATGCTTGAGAAAATCTTAGTAAACTAAGAATAGTGAGATCAATTATTTTTCTAATGCTGAACGATCCACCTGAAATTCCGGTTGCAACTCGCGCACGAAATCCAGCAGGAAAGGCAGTTCTTGAATTTCTTCATCAATCAGAAATCCATTATAAGTAAGAACATCCAAATCAATTTCCCGTGGCGCGTTTTTATTTTCAGACCGTACTCTTCCAAGCAAAGCTTCAATCTGTTTTAAATTCATCTTCAATTCTGACAGACTTTTTTTAGTGTTCAAAAGAAGCGCACCATTCAGGAAATCCGGTTGATCTTCAAATTTTAAAGGAGCGGTTTTTATAAAAGTTGTACGCTGCATGATGAAGCCTAATTCCTGAAGATTAACCAAGGCTTTGCTGAAATTTTCTTCAGAATTGATGTTAGAACCCAGCGCGATTACCGCCGTGTTGTACCGATCGTGACCTGCAATTTCGACCAGGACATTATCTGTAAAACGCAAAGCATGGGGTTTCTCAACTTTGACCTTAATATCCTCTAGCGCAGGACCAAAAGATTGAATCCGTAAAAAAACCTTTTCGGCCAAACTTTCGATAAGATGAAAGCTTTTAAGATCCACGAAATCGATAATTTTTTTCGTTATTTTCTTATAATCGACCGCATGTGCTACCTCATCAGTTTCCGAAGCCAAGGCCGTATCATATTTAAAGGAAAACGAAATAATCACATCCTGCAATTTTTCCTTTTCCCAGTCAATAAAACCAATGTATGCCCGAAGTCTAAGCTTTTCTACCCTAATTTCGGATAATTTCGGATGATAGGTTGCTCCCATAAATACTTACTTTTACTTTTGTTTTATTTAAAAATGCAACAGGTATTCTCTACATTACTGTTGCCAAATAGTCCGTTATCAGTAGTTTTCTGATCCCAAGTCTGGTTTTATACCAAATGCTCTCCGCCGTCGATATATAATATTTGTCCCGTGAAAAATGTGCTGTCCAAAATAAATTGTACAGCTTTTACAATTTCGTCTAAACTGCCTATTGATTTTAAAGGAATATTTTTAGCCAGATTTAAAAGATAACTTTCATCTTTACCTTCCGGAGGCAATATTAAGCCCGGTGCTATTCCATTAACGCGAATATGAGGTGCTAATTCCACGGCAGAAATTTTGGTAAAATCACTCAACAACTTTTTACTTAAAATATAATCAAGATGAACGGTGCTGTTTTTCGTTGCTTTTGTATCGATGAAATTAATGATATTTCCTTTCCCAAAAACGCTTGCAAAAGCTTTGGTCAGCAAATAAGGATTTTTAAAATTAATAGTCATTTCTTTTTCAAAAAGTTCACTTCCCTCCTCTTCAAAGTTGGATGGAATAAAATCCGATGCACAATTCACCAAAAGATCAACAATAACTTTTTTCTTCTTTAAATCTTTAAAAATCTGATTGAAATCATTTTCTTTTAAAAAGTTAATTTGAAGCAATTCTACCTTTATATTTTCATAAATCGATTCAATTTCATTTTTCAGCTTTTCAGCTTTTTCTTTCGAAGAGTTATAATGCAAAACCAAATGATAGCCTTGATTGGCAAGATGAACTGCCACCGCTTTTCCAATTCGATCGGCACTACCGGTGACCAAAGCATAATTTTTCATATTCGTTTATTTGGTGATAAACTTAAGCGCAATGATTGCACTCAGCACGACTTATAAAATTAACACTTATTTCTTGGATTGACAAAAACTTCAGTTTATTAATTACTAAAAATAAAGGAAAAGTAATTAAAACGGAAAATTAAACTCTGACGCTTAACATAAAATTAGAGACAGAAAGGATTCACAACGTTTCGAATAAAATTAACCTAATTCATTATCTTTGTGCCATGGATTTACAATACGTCGTACGCGAACCTCATAACATCAACTCTAAAACAACTTTACTGATTTTATTGCACGGATACGGAAGCAATGAAGAAGATTTATTCAGCTTTGCGCCAACCTTGCCGGAAGACTGGTTAATTGTGAGTTTCCGCGCCCCAATGAAAAGCGCTTACGAAGGTTATTCTTGGTACGACATCGATCTCATGAATCCGGAAAACCGCATTGATGTCACCCAGGCTAAAAAATCTCTGGAATTAATTTTAGAAAACATTCTGAAAATCACCAATCAATATGGCTTGACAGAAAACCAAACCCATCTTGCCGGTTTTTCTCAAGGCGGAATTTTAACCTACGCACTGGCACTTCATCATCCCGAGTTATTTTCGAAGGTCGCTTGTATGAGCTGTTATCCGGAAGAAAAATTATTGACCAATATTGTTAAGGATAAAAAGAAACTTGAACGTCTTCGCTTCTTCATTTCCCATGGTACCGACGATGCTATTATTCCGATTGAATGGGGTAGAAAAGCCGCAGACTTACTTTATGACCTAAGCTGTTTTTTCTCTTTCCGCGAATATATCAGTGGCCACGGCGTGAACCAAAAAAATTATATGGATCTGATGGATTTTTTCAAGAAATAAAGAGCAACTTTTCCTTC
This DNA window, taken from Kaistella carnis, encodes the following:
- a CDS encoding SDR family oxidoreductase, encoding MKNYALVTGSADRIGKAVAVHLANQGYHLVLHYNSSKEKAEKLKNEIESIYENIKVELLQINFLKENDFNQIFKDLKKKKVIVDLLVNCASDFIPSNFEEEGSELFEKEMTINFKNPYLLTKAFASVFGKGNIINFIDTKATKNSTVHLDYILSKKLLSDFTKISAVELAPHIRVNGIAPGLILPPEGKDESYLLNLAKNIPLKSIGSLDEIVKAVQFILDSTFFTGQILYIDGGEHLV
- a CDS encoding sterol desaturase family protein → MGGFLAYVLIFFIILLIRYFVTAGFFYAFYLKVKKSNTDKKILSQRPLKKEQVKKEIYWSVISSAIFAFFGAVTYWLYLNQFTSIYLDPATYGYWYLPLSLLIVLLLHETYYYWVHRAMHFPKIYKVVHKVHHQSLSTTPWTAFSFHPWESIIEALIVPLILIVVPVNIYVLLFYLILMTFSSMINHLDIEVYPESFRKSAFGKLWIDATHHHYHHKEFNTNYGLYFTFWDKLMGTESRKMDV
- the folK gene encoding 2-amino-4-hydroxy-6-hydroxymethyldihydropteridine diphosphokinase, whose amino-acid sequence is MGATYHPKLSEIRVEKLRLRAYIGFIDWEKEKLQDVIISFSFKYDTALASETDEVAHAVDYKKITKKIIDFVDLKSFHLIESLAEKVFLRIQSFGPALEDIKVKVEKPHALRFTDNVLVEIAGHDRYNTAVIALGSNINSEENFSKALVNLQELGFIMQRTTFIKTAPLKFEDQPDFLNGALLLNTKKSLSELKMNLKQIEALLGRVRSENKNAPREIDLDVLTYNGFLIDEEIQELPFLLDFVRELQPEFQVDRSALEK
- the tyrS gene encoding tyrosine--tRNA ligase, translating into MNSFIEELKWRGLFADMMPGTEEQLNKEMTTAYIGFDPTADSLHIGSLIPIKVLAHFQQHGHKPIALVGGATGMIGDPSGKSNERNALDEDTLNYYVDCLKGQLSKFLKFDGSETNNAELVNNYDWMKEISFLDFIRDTGKNITVNYMMAKESVKKRITGEGGAEGMSFTEFSYQLLQGYDFLHLYKEKNVRLQMGGSDQWGNITTGTELIRRKVQGEAFALTVPLITKADGSKFGKSEAGENYWLDPKRTSPYKFYQFWVNATDADAERFIKFYTFLSKEEIEALIEDHKTAPHERKLQKKLAEEVTVWVHSREEFEKAAKASEILFGRSTAEDLVKLEEATFLEIFEGVPQKEIAKNEVLSCNVVDLISEKSGFLKSKGEARRELTGNSISINKEKVTETFEVSEKDLIDGKFLLLQKGKKNYFIVKAI
- a CDS encoding acyl-CoA desaturase; the protein is MVIIIFIVVLWYSGLFFQTFFLHRYAAHQSFKMSKFGEKLCYVLTWVTQGSNYLSAYGYGVMHRMHHAYADTEKDPHSPKYDDNLFTMMWRTKKIYADINSQKAIIEEKFTKNVPQWASFDKFASSWGSRLAWGIAYTVFFYFFATAWWQWLLLPVAYTMAPIHGVIINWFAHIYGYTNFKVSDTSKNLLRFDWLMMGEAYHNNHHKHGGRANFGGVRWHEMDVTYQIMILLDKMKLIKLNPVAVVNREH
- a CDS encoding KTSC domain-containing protein, which translates into the protein MKRVGEHRKLLGVDKTATLKDLKTIYRNTMKDAHPDKFVNDEEGKLEAEEKSKSVIEAYHFLVSINPETQEKYKEEYTETITKSNIQDFYLEKSILKIQHLNGKIFEYIGVPRNTYIKMVNSDSPSRFARRHIYGNYIYRKDGEAMVD
- a CDS encoding alpha/beta hydrolase — its product is MDLQYVVREPHNINSKTTLLILLHGYGSNEEDLFSFAPTLPEDWLIVSFRAPMKSAYEGYSWYDIDLMNPENRIDVTQAKKSLELILENILKITNQYGLTENQTHLAGFSQGGILTYALALHHPELFSKVACMSCYPEEKLLTNIVKDKKKLERLRFFISHGTDDAIIPIEWGRKAADLLYDLSCFFSFREYISGHGVNQKNYMDLMDFFKK